The Macaca thibetana thibetana isolate TM-01 chromosome 5, ASM2454274v1, whole genome shotgun sequence genomic sequence ttgtatccTCAAGTTTTCTcatgcaaagaaaaaattaaaagtgattaaaTAATCTTTAGAAAGTAATTGCCAAGTTTTTAGTTGAATTAGAGTTTGGAAAGGAAAGCAGTGTCATAATTTCACTAAATTCTTCATTTTGTAATGAAGGCTACCAAACCAAGTCCTTTTAAATTAAAGcttaaaagctaaaatatttaccaCATATTTCAGTAGAAGCACTGTATTTTACTTCCAAGTCACTTTTAGGACTTTTGTGACTTAAAATAGATACAGACCTTATTTGCAAAAAGAATCTATGACATACTTGTTTCAGAGTAAGTGGTTTCTGACAGATGAAACTAGATGAAATGAAAGCAGATGGCAACTGAACttcatccattttctttcttataactaaatataatctttctttctcttttgagtcCAAAAATAGTTCAGCATGTTTCTGAGGTTATATTAAATTATCTAAATATATTGATAGGTATTAACACCAAGAATACATTTGCCTACTGTAAGTCTtatatcaaattattatttttaatattactacctttatgcacatttttaagaaaagctaCTTCTTTTGACAACTTCAGTCATCCCAGCCTAGTCAGTGATGCTGGGAAAAAACATAATACgctgcttattgcagcactattcacaatagcaaagacttgataccaacccaaatgtccatcagtgacagactggattaagaaaatgtggcacatatacaccatggaatactatgcagccataaaaaaggatgagttcatgtcctttgcaggtacatgaataaagctggaaaccatcattctcagcaaactatcacaaggacagaaaaccaaacactggatgttctcactcataggtgggaactgaacaatgagaacacttggtcacaggatggggaacatcacacactggggcctgtcgtgcagtggagggtggggggaagAATAACATTgggagagatacctaatgtaaatgacgggttgatgggtgcaacaggCCAGCACGGCACATGTAATgagcctgcacgttgtgcacctgtaccctagaacttgaagtataataataaaaatttttttaaaaagtaatatgtattcaactattgtcttttttttttttcttttttcttttttttttttttggtgatggagtcttgctctgtcacccaggctggagtgcagtggcacgatctcagctcactgcaacctccgcctcccaggttcaagcaattttcctgcctcagcctcccaagtagctgggactgcaggcatgcgccaccacactcaactaatttttgcatttttagtagagacagggtttcaccatgttagccaagctggtctcaaactcctgacctcagacaatccgcccaccttggcctcccaaagtgctgggattacaggtgtgagccaccatgccaagcctcaACTATTAAGTTCATGAAAGctgtatattaaatatttcatcttgttaattacttttaaatgtgAAGACCTGTGCTGGTGACTATGGAAGCTCAAAAGACACGATGCTGTTAAAGGTTACTGCTTTGAAGTGCTGACAGAGTATAGAAACATACATACCTGGACTGACTGACTGCATTTCCACTGCCTTCTCACACCCCACTCTTGCCAAGAAAGATTACTATATAATCTAGTATCTATCTAGGAAACCATAACCTTCGGAGGCTGAGTCTGAACTTGGCTATGGACGCTAAAGGAAAAAGTCACTGTCCACCTAACAACACAAATCAGGCACAATTACACATAACTGATAGAGAGGAAGTTTGAGATCTATGCAGGACTGTGGCGATGAAGcatatgaatttgatcctgtagaccaagcttgtccaacccacagcctgCAGGCCATACGAAGCCCAGGACAACTCTGAACGCACCCCAACACAAatctgtaaactttcttaaaagatTGTAAgttcttttgcaattttttttttttttttttgagatggagtctagcttttttaccgaggctggggtgcagtgccgcaatcttggctcactgcaacctctgcgtcccggattcaagcgattcttctgcctcagccccctgagtagttgagattacaggcgtgcaccaccacgcttggctaatttttgtatttttagtagagacagggtttcaccatgttggccaggctgctctcaaactcctgacctggggcgatctgcccacctcagcctcccaaagtgctgggattataggtgtgagtttCCGCGCCTGGCGACCTATTGTTAGTGTTactatattttatgtgtgacccaagacaattattcttccagtgtggcccagggaagccaaataTTAGACACCCCTGCTATAGACATTGGGAAGCTAAAAGATTAGACACCCCTGCTATAGACATTGGGAAGCTAAAAGATTAGACACCCCTGCTATAGACATTGAGAAGCTAAAATATGGGACGCCCCTGCTACAGACAGTGGGAAgctaaaagattggacacccctgctatAGACGTTGGGAAGCTTCTGCAGGATTTTAAGTTATGAATTGATATAGTCCttttttgtttgctcatttgttttttaatgaaatctcAGGTGCAGTTAATTATTCTCCTCAGTTCCTGGCACATTATTATTGGTCTGTGGAAATGTCCTCTTCTATTCCTTTTAATATCCAACCCTTATCCCATTCTTCATCTTCCATAAGCAGCTATTCTTTTGTgtttaatgtatattattttgtttgattaTATTCCTGCAAAATGTGTATTGTTATATTATTGTgcctgcatttttaatttttgtgaatggtatattatttattatgttctattttttacttttttcccttagCACATTGTTTTaaagttccattcatgttgccaTATGGACTACTGCTTCCAATTACTATATAGTTAAAATGTCTATGAAATGTATCATCTtggccaagcatgatggctcaagtctgtaatcccagcactttgggaggatgaggggtgggtcacctgaggtcaggagttcgagaccagcctggccaacatagtgaaaccccgtctctactaaaaataccaaaattagctaggcttggtggcaggcgcctgtaaccccagctactcgggaggctgaggtaggagaattgcttgaatctgggaggcggaggttgcagtgagctgagattgtgccattgcactccagcctgggtgacaagagtgaaactctgtctcaaaaaaaaaaaaattatcatcttaATCATGAGAGTGAAAGGAGGTGCTATGAATAATTACACTGGGATAACAGGTTAAACAAGGTCATCCTAGGGCAAGCCAGAATGTATGATCACTCTATGCTCCTAAATTCCATGCTATTCTTCCACAACATTTTATTGATCCGCTGTGCCAGTGATGGATATCCAGGTTGTCTCTAACTTGCTGCTaccaaaaataacttttcaaatagCCTCGTACAGGTCCTCTTATAGATGGGCTTACGTGagaatttcttaaacaaaaagatatctgcaatGATTTGTAAATTTCTGATACAGGTAATTCTGAGCACCCAGAAGATTAGTAAAGTTACAAATGAGAATAAAGCATAGTAGAGTACTTAGGTTAGCATTGAAGGTTTTTGTAGTAATGAAAGGTATGGCTGGAAAGGTTGTTTTGGGGTAAAACTTCAGGATAGCCATGTATGCTGTTAATAAATGAGTTTTTACTATCTTGATAGGAAATGAAAGTTTCTGAACCAGGATATGGGGTGACAGAAATGATATTCTAGGAAGATATATCTGATGTACCAGATCAAATGTACCAGAGACTAAAAGGAGACCTAttaaaggaaaagttgaaagccagTTTAGTATAGTACTTAGCTATAGCACAGCATGGATTCTGAAGCCGGACTGTTCTGGTTTAAATCTAGTTCTAACACTTATCAGCTTTATGACCTCACTTAAGCTATATGTGCCTAATTTTCTCATCTCCAATTACAGATTATTATAGTAACTTTTCACAGGGTTATAATGGTTTCAAGAGCTTACAACGGTATCTAGCACATAATAACCACTCtcagtgttagctattattaattataattgcTTCAACAGtccaggaagaaataaagattagTTTAAGCTAATGTGATCATACAATACCTCCAACACCCAGAACAAATGCCCTGAAAGAAGTATCCTAATGTGTCATCACCTAATGTGTCATTCACAGACTCCCTAATTTCCATAGTAAGAAAATCCCATAAAGGGCTTAGAGTAAggcaaaaagaatatttaaaaaaaaaaaaaaaacctgctggcTCTCATTAGTGTAGCTTGCTAACTCCTGAGTCAGATATTGCAATAACATAATAAAGATTCAAATTGGCTGGCCGcaatggcccacacctgtaatcccagcactttggtaggctgagatgggcagatcacctgaagtcaggagcttgagaccagcctggctaacatggtgaaactccatctctactaaaaacagataaattacccaggtgtggtggcaggtgcttgtaatcccagctacgtgggaggctgaggcaggagaatcaattgttCTTTATCAAAAGGATCTGAAAAACTGGGTGAAGCGGCTTGcacctttagtctcagctactcagggggctgaggcaggagatcacataagcccaggagttctatccagcctggggaacatagcaagcacctgtctctaaaaacaaaggCTCTGAGAATGTTAGAATACAATACTCTCTGAATATGCATTGAATACTGCAACTCTGTTCTGATAGGAAATTTAATATTTAGTATaaactaaataatattaatatgatCATTCCCATTtacaatatccaaaatatttttctaacttatctataataaaatatgcattttagtCTTGAAGCCTGACTAAATTCTCAAATAATTTGcaattaaaatgaacaattagtatttgttttatgtgtctaaataaaacttaatgtttaaataatgaaaatttaacatttaaagcAAGGAAATAACTACAGTCCTAGCACAGATGTCATATTCTTTAAGCAATATTCCCAAAACAGCAATCTAAAGGTTATCTCTTACCCCTCCGTTCTCTTACAGCACTGGGTTTACATCATACACTGCCTTGTATTCCGGTAATCTGTATGAGCGTCTTATTTTCTACCTGATTATAAAGTCCTTAACTAGCTGATTCATCTTTGGATCCACTACTGTCTGTGGCATTCTGCAACAAAGAGTAAGCAGTTAATATCTGCTAAATGACAAAATGTACTAAAATttacattaagaaataaattcatgcttACCATCAGAACATAACTTTTGCCCacatctttctaaattttattttctaaaatcttgtaaaaatttcaaaatgtttcagaCACCTTTAGGTACttggaaaatgtttaaagtatcacttttctaaaattttgcaTTATTTCTATTAACCTAATGACACTATACTTTCTGCAAAGAAATTGTCACCtttggccggatgcggtggctcacgcctgtaatcccggcactttgggaggccgaggcgggcggatcacgaggtcagcagatcgagaccatcctggccaacatggtgaaaccccgtctctactgaaaatacaaaaattagctgggggtggtggcgtgtgcctgtaatcccagttacacgggaggctgagggaggagaatcacttgaaccaggggatcggaggtggcagtgagccgagatcgccactgcactccagcctggcgacagagcgagcctctgtctcaaaaaaaaaaaagaaaagaaaagaaaacaaagaaattgtcaccattaattttattttatttatttttttgagacagagtctccgtctgtcgcccagggtagagtgcagtggtgcgatatcgcctcactgccacctccgcctccagggttcaagtgattctcctgcctcagcctcccgagtagctgggattgattacaggtgcccgccccaagccctgctaattttttttgtatttttagtagagactgggttgcaccattgttggctaggctgattttgcactcctgacctcaaatgatcacccacctcgacctcccaaagtgcttaggatTACGGGCGTAatccaccgcgcccagccatgtcACCATTAATTTTAGCAACATATCAAAAGTTCAGCTTCCAACCACCTACATTAAAAGGTATCATAATACTAACCCCGAACCTTGCATATGTAATGCCTAAAAACTTACACCCTGAATTACTCTAACATTCAGGGCAGATCTCCTCGAGAAGAGTCAGACCCTGCAGTGGGGCTCTGCCTTCCCACCGTCAGCCTCAGGGTCATCTAGGTTTATCGATCCCCATGGAGCGGGTCCCCGAGCTCTGTAAGCAGGGAGAGGGCGAGGGGGATGAGTAAACCCGAGCCGGAGGTCCGGCCTGCGCTCTCCCCCGGAAACCTCCCGCGGGATTCTGGAGTCTAGCGGCGCTGCCTGAGGCTGTGGTGCCCAGAAATGTGGtggtggggcgggggggtgggTATGAGAGAAAAACAATCTGATTAACTTCCAGCCTGataagcagaaaagagaaaacaagggaGCAGGAGAACTACACTAGCACACGCCTGCCGGTCGCAAATGCCAGGTACACGCGCAGTTAAAACTCCATGGAATGCCCCCACGACTTCTCCAGGGCGTAAAGCGCAGCGCCCTCTATTGGCCGTCTGGATCTCGCCTGGAGGTGCCGTCAAGATTCCGTCCGCCAGCCACGCCCAGGCACTCCAGAATAAGCGCATGAGCCCCAAGAAAGGGTTCGGTGGAACGGAACTTCCTTATCCTATCGTTTCCACACGGAAAGATTTTAATTCACCGGAATCGACTGGCGTCAAAGGGCACAGCGAAAAGGAAGTTGGTATCAACGTGACCTCGCCTAAGGGACCGAGCGGAAGTCCTGAATCGTACGCCACGCGGAGAGCATGCTGGGGGCCGGAAGGTAAAAGAAATTCCTGTAGCGGATCCTGAGTCTGCAAACTCTGGTGGCAGGGGAGCGCGCGGCTGTTTAAAGCCACGAGTTATCGGAGCGTCTGATTCCTGCACCGAAGTCAGAGGTGGCCGAAAGTCCGGAGTCGCTGTAAAACCTGAGATTGTGAGCCATGGTGGGGAGATCCCGGCGGCGCGGAGCAGCTAAGTGGGCAGCTGTGCGAGCCAAGGCAGGTCCCACGCTCACCGACGAAAACGGAGATGATTTAGGATTGCCACCCTCACCAGGGGACACCAGCTACTACCAAGATCAGGTAGATGACTTTCATGAGGCACGATCCCGGGCCGCCTTAGCTAAGGGCTGGAATGAAGAACAGAGTGGAGACGAGGAGGAtggcgaggaggaggaggaggaggtgctaGCCCTAGATGTGGACGATGAGGACGACGAAGATGAGGGGAGTgcgggggaggaggaggaggagaatgccGATGATGATGGTGGGAGCTCCGTGCAGAGTGATGCTGAGGCCTCTGTGGATCCCAGTTTGTCGTGGGGTCAGAGGAAAAAACTTTACTATGACACGGACTATGGTTCCAAGTCCCGAGGCCGGCAGGGTcaacaggaggcagaggaggaggaaagagaggaggaggaggaggcacagATCATTCAGCGGCGCCTAGCCCAAGCGCTGCAAGAGGACGATTTTGGTGTCGCCTGGGTTGAGGCCTTTGCAAAACCAGTGCCTCAGGTAGATGAGACTGAGACACGGGTCGTGAAGGATTTGGCTAAAGTTTCAGTGAAGGAGAAGCTGAAAATGTTGCGAAAGGAATCCCCAGAACTCTTGGAGCTGATAGAAGACCTGAAAGTCAAGTTGACAGAGGTGAAGGATGAGCTGGAGCCATTGTTACAGTTGGTGGAACAAGGGATCATTCCACCTGGAAAAGGAAGCCAATATTTGAGGACCAAGTACAACCTCTACTTGAATTATTGTTCGAACATCAGTTTTTATTTGATCCTGAAAGCTAGGAGAGTCCCAGCACATGGACATCCTGTCATAGAAAGGCTTGTTACCTACCGAAATTTGATCAACAAGCTGTCAGTTGTGGATCAGAAGCTGTCCGCAGAAATTCGTTATCTGTTGACACTTAAGGATGATGCTGTAAAGAAAGAACTGATTCCGGAAGCAAAATCCACCAAGCCCAAACCAAAGTCTGTTTCAAAGACTTCTGCTGCTGCCTGTGCTGTTACAGATCGTTCTGATGATTCTGATTTTGATGAAGAAGCTAAACTGAAGtactataaagaaatagaagacaggcaaaagctaaagagaaagaaagaagaaaatagcacTGAAGAACAGGCTGTTGAAGATCAAAATGCAAAGAGAGCCATTACCTATCAAATTGCTAAAAATAGGGGACTTACTCCTAGGAGAAAGAAGATTGACCGCAATCCCAGAGTGAAACACAGGGAGAAGTTCAGAAGAGCCAAAATTCGAAGAAGAGGCCAGGTTCGTGAAGTTCGTAAAGAAGAGCAACGTTATAGTGGTGAATTATCTGGCATTCGTGCAGGAGTTAAAAAGAGCATTAAGCTTAAATGAAGTTTTTGCTTAGCATAAGGTTTTTGGCAATTGTGGatcaatacatttttacttttaactaaagtgattgtattaatatataatactttaaattttaaaaattcttgtccACAGGGAAATTTGTCTGGGTTATTGGACAATTTATATTAAGATTATAAGAACTGTGGGAGCAATATGAAGGTGCTTGAGAAAAGAGATGATGTTGAAGTTTTTCAGTATTCTGTTAAACAGGTATTAGCTTAGGCAAATTTCACAGTTCATTGTACAGTGTTAAACTCAGAACATGTGTAACTTTTCACATAAAGAGAATGCACCTTTGAGAGTTATTTGTAAAGCAGCCTATAAAAtagttctgaaatattttatttacctaaCTGTAATTATTGGGCTACTTGTTAATAAATGGACTTAATGTTAACATGGATTTCATACGTTCTGTGTGGTTTAAAAGCATAGGAATGAAACTTTGgttaaaagtagaaaaaggaaGATATATGCCGTAATTACATCAATTGtcaatattttctcatagttcttcATGTggtaaataagataaaaatccCATTTCCCCTTCTTTACTGGTGATTTGCAGCGGTTGCTGCTTGTGCTTGCACTCCATTTGCTAAAAATTTGATATGATTACTACTAGGTAAGTGGTAACTAAGTGGCAACAAAGTtccatttttacagagtctcactctagcccaggctggagtgcagtggcaggatctctcggctcactgtaacctccacctcccgggttcaagtgattctcctgcctcagtctcctgagtggctgggattacaggtgctcaccaccacgtccagctaatttttgtatctctagttgagacagggttttggctaggctggtcttgaactcctgacctcaagtgagcagccggccttggcctcccaaagtgctgggattacaggcatgagccatcacgcccagctcaATGTTCCATTTTTCTTTGCTGCTACACTGGTCTCTAAGTAGAGGGAAGATGTCAAGGTGGTGAATGTAAAAATAGGATATTGCCAGGGAAGAAAATGAGAGGACTAGTGAAGGAAACCCACAAAAAAAAGTGCTAATTTCCTCATTGTGTCACTGTGTATTCAGTAAACATTGTGCTAGCTGCTAGAGATGCAGAGATGATGCatgattaatatttattgaacacttgccATGTGCTAGTTGTAcatcacctcatttaatctttaaaataactttgcaAGGTGATACTGTGCTCTTACAGATGAGGATGCTGAAATTTTGGAAGGTTGACCTTCTAAAGGACACCTTCTGGAAATCTGAACCCAAACTAACTTGAGCATTCATTCTCTTAACCTCTGGCTTACAGCTACTTCCTCAGAGTAGCACACAggacaaattattttgtttccttataaataaaagaggtaggttggaaataaaaataacagtgcTTTCTAAGGTAACTTTTCTGAGCACTTTGtgcttatttccttatttctcatAACCTTATGTGGTAAATTCTGTTATCTGTATTTTGAAGATAAGGAAACTGGCAAAAAGAagtaactttctcaaggtcacacagctattaagtggcagagccaggatttcaaCCCAGCCTTTATGGCTTCAGAACCCAattctatactttttattttattttttatttttttatataacagaaaaaatacaGGTTTTGGAGCTAACAGGATGATTTTCAGTTACTTGATCTCtgagtttcattttcttcatctgtatgaGTCTCTATTATTATACCTACCTCAGAGAAGCCATAAGTCAGTGGTTAAGAGCAGACTGTAGTTAGACTGCTGGGTTGGGTCTTTTGTagggggggttgtttgttttgttttggtttttttgcaacacagtctcactctgtcacccaggcttgagtgcagtggtgtgatctcagcttactgcaacctaaacctcccaggttcaagcagttctgcctcagcctccggagtagctgggagtacagtcctggtcgaactcctggcctcccaaagtgctgggattacaagcctgagccaccacacctggccagaatacTGGGTTTCTAACCCACCTCCATCACTTAGTACCTGGGATTTGGACAAATTACTTGATCTGTCTgttactcagttttctcatctaaaatggggatgatagtaCCTACTTTGTAGagttatgaggattaagtgaattaatgtatataaagcacttagaacagtgtctttTAAGTGTTGGCttataaatgataaattaataaGTTAGGGAGGAAAGGGTAGCATTGGATAAGCACATGAGTTACAGAAAATCTAGGACAGGGCAAAAAGAGAGGACATGAAGTTAGAGGTTGAAAgtatttgggctgggcatggtggctaacacctgtaatcccagcactttgggaggctaaggcaggtggatcacctgaggtcaggagtgcgagaccggcccggccaacatggtgaaaccctgactctacttaaagtacaaaaactagctgggcatggtggcatgcacctgtaatctcagctacctgggaggctgaggcaggacaatcacttgagcccaggaggcagaggttgcagtgagctgagattgcaccactgcactctagtctgggtgaccaaaagacttagtctcaaaaaaaaaaaaaaaagtttttggtgTTCAACCGAgcatggcaggtacctgtagtcacagctgtcaggaggctgaagcagaggattgcttgagcccaggagttcaaggccagcctgggcaatatagtgagattctacaaaataaatttttaaaaattttcaagaaaagtaTCTGGTGTTTTATATCAAATCCCTGCTATATTCGGAGATTATATGGGGGTAGGGAGAGACAATAGATTGACAGATGGAtttggtaagaaaaaaattatgttttgaaggaagaaaaatcttccatttagaaaagtggaaaaaaatatgttatatattccTTTAGAGACATCacaatac encodes the following:
- the UTP3 gene encoding something about silencing protein 10, whose amino-acid sequence is MVGRSRRRGAAKWAAVRAKAGPTLTDENGDDLGLPPSPGDTSYYQDQVDDFHEARSRAALAKGWNEEQSGDEEDGEEEEEEVLALDVDDEDDEDEGSAGEEEEENADDDGGSSVQSDAEASVDPSLSWGQRKKLYYDTDYGSKSRGRQGQQEAEEEEREEEEEAQIIQRRLAQALQEDDFGVAWVEAFAKPVPQVDETETRVVKDLAKVSVKEKLKMLRKESPELLELIEDLKVKLTEVKDELEPLLQLVEQGIIPPGKGSQYLRTKYNLYLNYCSNISFYLILKARRVPAHGHPVIERLVTYRNLINKLSVVDQKLSAEIRYLLTLKDDAVKKELIPEAKSTKPKPKSVSKTSAAACAVTDRSDDSDFDEEAKLKYYKEIEDRQKLKRKKEENSTEEQAVEDQNAKRAITYQIAKNRGLTPRRKKIDRNPRVKHREKFRRAKIRRRGQVREVRKEEQRYSGELSGIRAGVKKSIKLK